A single window of Ignavibacteriota bacterium DNA harbors:
- the lptB gene encoding LPS export ABC transporter ATP-binding protein, translating into MTNNSTLRSEDLIKIYKKRTVVNKVSVNVTQGEVVGLLGPNGAGKTTTFYMIVGMIKPNDGKVFLNQENITEQPMYKRAKMGIGYLPQEASVFRRLSVEDNIMAVLEMTKLTKDQRKEKQEKLLDELSIAHIRKSKGFQLSGGERRRTEIARALATDPDFILLDEPFAGVDPIAVEDIMSIVANLKNKGIGILITDHNVHETLSIVDRAYILIEGKIFKDGKADDLANDEEVRKLYLGEKFKLERYE; encoded by the coding sequence ATGACAAATAACTCAACATTACGCAGTGAAGATTTAATAAAGATCTATAAAAAGAGAACAGTTGTAAACAAGGTTTCGGTAAATGTTACACAAGGAGAAGTAGTTGGATTGCTTGGTCCAAACGGCGCGGGAAAAACTACAACTTTCTATATGATAGTAGGAATGATAAAACCGAATGATGGGAAAGTTTTTCTTAATCAAGAAAATATTACTGAACAGCCGATGTATAAAAGAGCAAAAATGGGAATTGGATATCTTCCGCAAGAAGCTTCAGTATTTAGAAGATTAAGTGTTGAAGATAATATTATGGCTGTTTTGGAAATGACAAAATTGACGAAAGATCAGCGGAAAGAAAAACAAGAAAAATTGCTGGACGAATTAAGTATCGCGCACATTAGAAAAAGTAAAGGGTTTCAATTAAGCGGCGGTGAAAGACGAAGAACAGAAATTGCTCGCGCGCTTGCAACCGATCCGGATTTTATTTTGTTGGATGAACCATTTGCCGGCGTTGACCCGATTGCCGTTGAAGATATTATGAGCATTGTCGCAAATCTTAAAAACAAAGGAATCGGAATCTTAATTACCGATCATAACGTTCATGAAACTTTGAGCATTGTGGATAGAGCTTACATTCTTATCGAAGGAAAAATATTTAAAGACGGTAAAGCCGATGATTTGGCAAATGACGAAGAAGTTAGAAAATTATACCTCGGTGAAAAATTCAAACTTGAGAGATACGAATAG
- a CDS encoding LytTR family transcriptional regulator DNA-binding domain-containing protein encodes MNEQISVLIIDDEKLARDIVKKYLQQNDKVKILGECTNGFEGIKSINELKPDLIFLDIQMPKITGFEMIELLDEKPQIIFTTAFDQYAIKAFEVNATDYLLKPFSLERFNEALNKAIDRILRNDKEKIDYDSLISKVNESPNSVNRIVVKTNQKIIIIPVEKIFYLEAQDDYVMIHSELGNHLKQQRMKFYEEHLNTDEFIRVHRSYIVNINEVKQVELFEKESYKVSLKNGEKIPVSKSGYSRLKELMK; translated from the coding sequence ATGAATGAACAAATTTCAGTCCTCATTATTGATGATGAAAAACTCGCGCGTGATATTGTAAAAAAATACCTTCAGCAAAATGATAAAGTTAAAATTCTTGGCGAATGCACAAATGGATTTGAAGGTATTAAAAGCATTAATGAACTTAAACCGGATTTGATTTTTCTTGATATTCAAATGCCGAAAATTACGGGTTTTGAAATGATAGAATTGTTGGATGAAAAACCGCAGATAATTTTCACAACCGCATTTGATCAATACGCAATAAAAGCTTTTGAAGTTAACGCGACTGATTATTTATTAAAGCCGTTTTCACTTGAGAGATTTAACGAAGCGCTCAACAAAGCAATAGATAGAATATTAAGAAACGACAAAGAAAAAATTGATTACGACAGCCTAATTTCAAAAGTAAATGAATCTCCCAATTCAGTTAACCGAATTGTAGTAAAGACAAATCAGAAAATTATAATTATACCTGTAGAAAAAATATTTTACCTAGAAGCTCAAGATGATTATGTAATGATTCATTCGGAATTAGGAAATCATTTGAAACAGCAAAGAATGAAGTTTTACGAAGAACATTTAAATACTGATGAATTTATTCGAGTTCATCGATCTTATATTGTAAATATAAATGAAGTAAAACAAGTAGAACTTTTTGAAAAAGAATCTTATAAAGTGTCGTTGAAAAACGGCGAGAAAATTCCCGTAAGCAAAAGCGGATATTCACGTTTAAAAGAATTGATGAAGTAA
- a CDS encoding aldehyde dehydrogenase family protein, with amino-acid sequence MELDKDIRSTQEVRNLVAQAKDAQLEYKHFNQTQVDKIVKAMADAGFESSERLAKMAQQETGFGKWEDKVVKNQFGSRDVYNSIKNLKTVGIIDIAENGKIVKIAEPMGIVAALIPSTNPTSTAFFKSLISLKTRNAIVASPHPKAVICTSEALKVMNDAAVSAGAPKGLIQCMSIPTIEGTEALMKHRDIGVILATGSTPMVRAAYSAGTPAYGVGSGNVPAFIERSANFEKAVLDIISGTTFDNGTLCSSEQAMIVDRPIVEKVRKFAEANGGYFVNSEEKIKLENAVIKDGRINADIVGKSAQFIAQYAGFKVPDSVKVLLADCLKVGKEEPLSVEKLSPILAFYVVDGWLDGCHKCIDLLNFGGIGHTLAIHSNDQEIILKFAMEKPAFRIVVNSPSSLGAVGYTTALDPSMTLGVGTWGGSIISENVTAKHLMNIKTLAFETNPINKGNSINSFGSSKVGNSYTSSGNFINEIEERLRARAGNPVVNFQSTSNKFTSQKNISNSDKKFGNGISEDEINKIIREFNK; translated from the coding sequence ATGGAACTTGACAAAGATATTAGATCAACACAGGAAGTGCGTAATTTAGTTGCCCAAGCTAAAGACGCGCAATTGGAATATAAACATTTTAACCAAACACAAGTTGATAAAATTGTGAAAGCAATGGCGGATGCCGGATTTGAATCGAGTGAACGACTTGCAAAAATGGCACAGCAGGAAACCGGTTTTGGAAAGTGGGAAGATAAAGTTGTAAAGAATCAATTTGGTTCAAGAGATGTTTATAACTCAATAAAAAATTTGAAGACTGTTGGAATAATTGATATTGCAGAAAACGGAAAAATTGTTAAAATAGCAGAGCCGATGGGAATTGTTGCGGCATTAATTCCTTCAACAAATCCAACTTCAACTGCGTTTTTTAAGTCGTTAATTTCATTAAAAACGCGAAATGCTATTGTTGCTAGTCCGCACCCGAAAGCGGTAATATGCACATCGGAAGCTTTAAAAGTAATGAACGATGCAGCGGTTTCAGCCGGCGCGCCGAAAGGCTTAATTCAATGCATGTCGATTCCAACAATAGAAGGTACGGAAGCTTTGATGAAACACAGAGACATTGGAGTAATTTTGGCAACCGGAAGTACTCCAATGGTTCGCGCCGCATACAGCGCCGGAACTCCCGCATATGGAGTTGGTTCCGGCAACGTTCCCGCATTTATTGAAAGAAGCGCAAATTTTGAAAAGGCGGTTTTAGATATTATTTCGGGAACAACTTTTGATAACGGAACATTATGTTCTTCTGAACAGGCAATGATTGTTGACAGACCGATAGTTGAAAAAGTAAGAAAATTTGCCGAAGCTAACGGCGGATATTTTGTAAATAGCGAAGAAAAAATAAAACTTGAAAACGCGGTTATTAAAGATGGAAGAATAAATGCTGATATAGTAGGAAAATCGGCTCAATTTATTGCTCAATACGCAGGTTTTAAAGTTCCCGATTCTGTAAAAGTTTTATTAGCCGATTGTCTAAAAGTGGGAAAAGAAGAACCGCTTTCCGTTGAAAAACTTTCACCGATTTTAGCGTTTTATGTTGTTGACGGCTGGCTGGACGGTTGTCATAAATGTATTGATTTATTAAACTTCGGCGGAATTGGCCATACTTTGGCAATCCATTCAAATGATCAAGAAATTATTTTAAAATTCGCGATGGAAAAACCGGCATTCCGCATTGTTGTAAATTCTCCTTCTTCTCTTGGCGCTGTTGGATACACAACGGCTTTAGATCCTTCGATGACATTGGGAGTTGGAACTTGGGGCGGTTCAATAATTTCAGAAAATGTAACCGCAAAACATTTGATGAACATTAAAACTTTAGCATTCGAGACAAATCCAATTAACAAAGGAAATTCTATAAACTCATTTGGAAGTTCAAAAGTTGGAAATTCATATACATCAAGTGGAAATTTTATAAATGAAATTGAAGAAAGATTAAGAGCCAGAGCCGGAAATCCGGTTGTAAATTTTCAAAGTACATCAAATAAATTTACTTCTCAAAAAAATATATCAAATAGTGATAAAAAATTTGGAAATGGAATAAGCGAAGACGAAATAAATAAAATTATTAGAGAGTTTAATAAATAA
- a CDS encoding penicillin acylase family protein, translated as MNKWPKVLAGILITIIILLFVFIAGAYYMLNDTLPQYSGKKIVNKLNGEVSIFRDKFAIPYVYSNSKYDLYFALGYLHAQERLFQMDLSRRAGEGKLSEILGNKTIPFDKMFRTLELAKISKKHYESFDNETKKILISYADGVNEFIKNEKNKLTIEFDILGYKPELWKPEHSVLIAKLMAWELNISWWSDIALSHVIQKLGIEKANDVLPAFDENGPTIIPANLNNISNIPLDFIKVDKEFRNFIGFSGTHIGSNNWVVNGTRSESGKPIIANDPHLSFSAPGKWYIAVLRSPELNVEGVTLPGIPGIVIGKNLNISWVLTNVMADDADFYIEKLDSSKSKYLFNDEWKDLSLIEDTIKVKDSAEVIFTIKKNHRGPIISDIHPFNKMYPNKNQSNIDITMRWTALESSSEMSAFSKINCAKNWTEFREGLKDFHTPGQNFVFADNEGNIGYTAGVQLPLRKNNSPTFINDGTTDADDWLGFVPFSENPNLFNPQNGFIASANNKTIEDYPYHISNIWEPNSRINRITSLLESKTKHSVDDFRKYQMDFYSDYAKDIVPHILGAFRNHTLENDKLKEVLALLRKWDFVFIPESQVPTIYAVFYQYLLKNIFLDEMGDSIFNEYIFIANIPYRVVRKILDESTSSWFDDIATNKIEDKNDIIRKSLWDAINYLSEEYGKIENWQWNKLHQVTFKHFFHGQSKILDLILDIGPFKIGGDGTTVFNTEYSFNEPYNNKLGPSMRYIYDFSEPDYFYIILPTGQSGNFFSGHYNDMTDMWLEGELLKINTNENFVKSSNFDLLKLIPQGN; from the coding sequence ATGAACAAATGGCCTAAAGTTTTAGCCGGAATATTAATAACGATAATTATACTTTTATTTGTATTTATTGCCGGAGCGTATTATATGTTAAACGATACTTTACCTCAGTATTCCGGTAAAAAAATTGTCAACAAGCTGAATGGTGAAGTATCGATTTTCAGAGATAAATTTGCAATTCCATATGTTTATTCAAATTCTAAATATGATCTTTATTTTGCGCTTGGTTATTTGCACGCACAGGAAAGATTATTTCAAATGGATTTGAGCAGAAGAGCGGGTGAAGGAAAACTAAGCGAAATTTTGGGAAATAAAACTATTCCGTTCGATAAAATGTTTAGAACTCTTGAATTAGCCAAAATATCAAAAAAACATTATGAAAGTTTTGATAACGAAACTAAAAAGATTCTTATTTCATATGCTGACGGAGTAAATGAATTCATTAAAAATGAAAAAAATAAATTAACAATTGAATTTGATATTTTAGGATACAAACCAGAATTGTGGAAACCCGAACATTCTGTTCTGATTGCAAAACTTATGGCATGGGAATTAAATATTTCATGGTGGAGCGATATTGCTCTATCTCATGTAATACAAAAATTAGGAATTGAAAAAGCTAACGATGTTCTACCTGCATTTGACGAAAATGGTCCTACAATTATCCCGGCTAATTTGAATAATATTTCAAATATTCCTTTAGATTTCATTAAAGTCGACAAAGAGTTTAGAAATTTCATTGGATTTAGCGGGACACACATTGGCTCAAATAATTGGGTTGTAAACGGAACAAGATCAGAATCGGGGAAACCAATTATTGCTAACGATCCGCATTTAAGTTTTTCGGCTCCTGGAAAGTGGTATATTGCGGTTTTAAGATCACCTGAATTAAATGTAGAAGGCGTAACACTTCCGGGAATACCGGGAATTGTAATTGGAAAAAATCTAAATATTTCATGGGTTCTTACAAATGTTATGGCTGATGACGCGGATTTTTATATTGAAAAATTAGATAGTTCAAAATCAAAATATTTATTTAATGATGAGTGGAAAGACCTTTCGTTAATTGAAGATACAATTAAGGTTAAAGATTCTGCGGAAGTAATTTTTACTATTAAGAAAAATCATCGCGGACCAATAATTTCTGATATACATCCATTCAATAAAATGTATCCCAATAAAAATCAAAGTAACATTGATATTACTATGAGATGGACCGCTTTGGAATCCAGCAGTGAAATGTCAGCGTTTTCAAAAATAAATTGCGCAAAAAATTGGACAGAATTCAGAGAAGGCCTAAAAGATTTTCATACACCTGGGCAAAACTTTGTATTTGCCGATAATGAAGGAAATATTGGATATACCGCAGGAGTTCAGCTTCCGTTGCGTAAAAATAACTCACCTACATTTATCAATGACGGAACAACCGATGCAGATGATTGGCTTGGTTTTGTGCCGTTTTCTGAAAATCCGAATTTGTTTAATCCTCAAAACGGATTTATTGCTTCGGCAAATAATAAAACCATTGAAGATTATCCGTATCATATATCAAATATTTGGGAACCGAATTCCAGAATAAATAGGATCACCAGTCTGCTAGAATCCAAAACAAAACATTCGGTTGATGATTTTAGAAAATATCAAATGGATTTTTATTCCGATTACGCAAAAGATATTGTCCCTCATATTTTAGGCGCTTTTAGAAATCACACATTGGAAAATGATAAATTGAAAGAAGTTCTGGCTCTTTTAAGAAAATGGGATTTTGTATTTATTCCGGAAAGCCAAGTTCCAACAATTTATGCAGTTTTTTATCAATATTTATTAAAAAATATTTTTTTGGATGAAATGGGAGATAGTATTTTTAATGAATACATTTTTATTGCGAATATACCCTACAGAGTTGTTAGAAAAATTTTGGATGAAAGTACTTCATCTTGGTTTGATGATATTGCAACTAATAAAATTGAAGATAAAAATGATATTATAAGAAAAAGTCTTTGGGATGCAATTAATTATTTAAGCGAAGAATATGGAAAAATTGAAAATTGGCAGTGGAATAAATTACATCAGGTTACATTTAAACATTTTTTTCATGGTCAATCTAAAATTCTTGATCTTATTTTAGATATTGGACCATTTAAAATCGGCGGTGACGGAACAACGGTTTTTAATACTGAATATTCATTTAATGAGCCTTATAATAATAAATTAGGTCCATCTATGAGATATATTTACGATTTTTCCGAACCGGATTATTTTTATATCATTTTGCCAACCGGGCAATCCGGAAATTTCTTTAGCGGACATTATAATGATATGACGGATATGTGGCTTGAAGGAGAATTATTAAAAATAAACACTAACGAGAATTTTGTAAAAAGCTCAAATTTTGATTTATTGAAATTGATTCCCCAAGGTAATTAA
- the lptC gene encoding LPS export ABC transporter periplasmic protein LptC has product MKKFISIIIVLIISLSCGETKLKPKIDNSINSEEIPDQESRNAKITFTENGKLKAVLFADIIKVLGDKNEKYLESVKVDFYDDEEHKSSQLTSKRGRVDDITQDMYAIENVIAKSDSGVTLTTEELIWRNKTKKIMTDKFVKIISSKEIIEGYGFESDQNLRNYTIFNITYVTNVDQ; this is encoded by the coding sequence ATGAAAAAGTTTATATCAATAATTATTGTACTTATTATAAGTTTATCTTGCGGCGAAACAAAATTAAAACCGAAGATCGATAACTCGATAAACAGCGAAGAAATTCCAGATCAGGAAAGCAGAAACGCCAAAATTACCTTTACCGAAAATGGTAAACTTAAAGCCGTTCTTTTTGCGGATATTATAAAAGTTTTGGGCGATAAAAATGAAAAATATCTTGAAAGTGTTAAAGTCGATTTTTATGATGATGAAGAACATAAATCATCTCAATTGACTTCAAAAAGAGGAAGAGTTGATGATATTACTCAAGATATGTACGCAATTGAAAATGTAATTGCAAAAAGCGACAGCGGTGTTACACTTACCACCGAAGAACTGATCTGGCGAAATAAAACGAAAAAAATAATGACAGATAAATTTGTTAAGATTATTAGCAGTAAAGAAATTATTGAAGGATACGGATTTGAATCAGATCAAAATTTAAGAAATTACACAATCTTTAACATAACTTATGTTACTAATGTAGATCAATAA
- a CDS encoding KpsF/GutQ family sugar-phosphate isomerase, whose product MSEQEIIDKGKKVVEIELNAITDLKSKINTSFAEAVKLIYETNGRIIFTGMGKSGLIARKIVATFNSTGTAAFYLHPTDALHGDLGMVRKGDVAIIISKSGTTDELKNLVLMFRRIEVKIIGILGIINSAIARDCDVVLDASVKEEACPYDLAPTSSTTAALVIGDAVAISVLELRGFTQEDFAMLHPAGSLGKRLTLKISEIMYKGNDFPSVREETSIKETILEMTKKRLGATCVLNKNGDLIGIVTDGDLRRQLEKNLDLKNLRAENIMTKNPKVINENLLASFALQQMENYNITSLVAVDDSGRPIGLVHLHDLVKLGLQRR is encoded by the coding sequence ATGTCAGAACAAGAAATTATAGATAAAGGGAAGAAAGTAGTTGAAATTGAACTTAACGCAATCACTGATTTAAAATCAAAAATAAATACTTCTTTTGCCGAAGCCGTTAAATTAATATATGAAACAAACGGAAGAATAATTTTTACTGGCATGGGAAAATCTGGATTAATTGCGCGTAAAATTGTAGCCACATTCAATTCAACCGGAACGGCTGCGTTTTATCTTCATCCCACCGACGCTCTTCACGGTGATTTGGGAATGGTAAGAAAGGGCGACGTTGCTATAATTATTTCCAAAAGCGGAACAACAGATGAACTAAAAAATTTAGTTTTAATGTTTAGAAGGATAGAAGTTAAAATTATTGGAATTTTGGGAATAATAAATTCTGCAATTGCCAGAGATTGCGATGTTGTTTTAGACGCAAGCGTAAAGGAAGAAGCTTGTCCATATGATTTGGCGCCAACTTCATCAACTACTGCGGCTTTGGTTATTGGGGATGCGGTTGCAATTTCGGTTTTAGAGCTGCGCGGGTTTACTCAGGAAGATTTTGCAATGCTTCATCCTGCCGGAAGTTTGGGAAAAAGATTAACATTAAAGATTTCTGAAATTATGTATAAGGGAAATGATTTTCCTTCGGTAAGAGAAGAAACTTCTATAAAAGAAACTATTTTGGAAATGACTAAAAAACGACTCGGTGCCACATGTGTTTTAAATAAAAATGGTGATTTAATTGGAATTGTTACAGATGGTGATTTGAGAAGGCAACTTGAAAAAAATCTCGACCTGAAGAATTTAAGAGCAGAAAATATAATGACAAAAAATCCAAAAGTAATTAATGAAAATCTATTGGCTTCATTTGCGCTTCAACAAATGGAAAACTATAACATTACTTCTTTAGTTGCTGTGGATGATTCGGGCAGACCGATTGGACTTGTACATTTACATGATCTTGTAAAATTAGGTTTACAGAGAAGATGA
- a CDS encoding PEGA domain-containing protein — MKKIILLLFIVFFYSCRSELPSETTTGNGRILVKSNIDRSEIYIDGTFTGKFTPDTLELLAVTYRIKVAKKNYFSEERDVPINKNKLITEEFTLEENKLIKNVFIELFSYSFCDTCDIEKTITKINPLKDNRIIIINYPADYPNYDEIFYYDFWNGMIARGDYYDILNIPAVTADGKLSYDFNNDIKTELNKNTNLEIEVRDSLVQGNGMHINVFVDVFDMHATDFNSLVLRNALIEKEVTADTSLPTAKYVLRKFIPDFNGKSLSSISERGRAKFAEFTLVDPHWNKENLYIISFVQNELTKEVLQVGSSN; from the coding sequence ATGAAAAAAATAATTTTGTTATTATTTATAGTATTTTTTTATTCTTGCCGTTCCGAACTGCCTTCCGAAACAACAACCGGAAATGGAAGAATTTTGGTAAAATCAAATATTGATAGATCGGAAATTTATATTGACGGAACTTTTACCGGCAAATTTACACCGGATACTTTAGAGTTATTGGCTGTTACTTACAGAATAAAAGTAGCTAAAAAAAATTATTTTTCCGAAGAAAGAGATGTACCAATAAATAAAAATAAACTTATTACCGAGGAATTTACACTCGAAGAAAATAAATTGATAAAAAATGTATTCATAGAACTTTTTTCATATTCTTTCTGCGATACATGTGATATAGAAAAAACAATAACGAAAATTAATCCGCTTAAAGATAATAGGATTATTATAATTAATTACCCAGCGGATTACCCAAATTACGATGAAATATTTTACTATGACTTTTGGAACGGAATGATTGCCCGCGGTGATTATTACGATATTTTAAATATCCCGGCAGTTACGGCAGATGGGAAATTATCTTATGATTTCAATAATGACATTAAAACCGAATTAAACAAAAATACAAATCTGGAAATTGAGGTTAGAGATAGTTTAGTACAAGGGAACGGCATGCATATAAATGTTTTTGTTGATGTTTTTGATATGCACGCGACAGATTTTAACTCGCTTGTTTTGAGAAACGCGTTGATAGAAAAAGAGGTTACGGCTGATACTTCTTTGCCAACTGCAAAATATGTGTTGCGAAAATTTATACCGGATTTTAACGGAAAATCACTTTCGTCAATATCAGAAAGAGGACGGGCAAAATTTGCCGAATTTACTTTGGTTGATCCTCATTGGAACAAGGAAAATTTGTATATAATATCATTTGTACAAAACGAATTGACTAAAGAAGTTTTACAAGTCGGCAGTTCTAATTAA
- a CDS encoding histidine kinase produces the protein MINPFVKNVKSFSIYLIIWIFIFLLHSSILYFVINLPLKICLIDSVIFNFVFLAIGISLWYPTKFTSFENFSVLKIVTNHITAAFITSGIWIAVGYFITSQIFISNFDYLKFLFASLVWRFFIGMFYYFIIVSLNYIIIYYNNFQEKVLKEAELKSLVKEAELKSLKYQINPHFIFNSLNSISALTISEPEHAREMTINLSTFLRKTLSNNENQKSKLCDELKNAKLYLEIEKIRFGDKFNYTENISSGCMELEVPNMILQPIFENAIKHGVYESIEPVTINFKCEEQLEYMKITITNNYDVEAVSRKGEGIGLSNIQSRLRMIYNQENLIKFSKNDGIYTVTIFIPL, from the coding sequence ATGATAAATCCATTTGTAAAAAATGTTAAGAGTTTTTCAATTTATCTGATTATTTGGATATTTATTTTTCTGCTTCACTCGAGCATTTTATACTTTGTAATAAATTTGCCTCTTAAAATCTGCTTGATCGACAGTGTAATATTCAATTTTGTTTTTCTTGCAATTGGCATAAGTCTTTGGTATCCAACAAAATTCACTTCCTTTGAAAATTTTTCGGTTTTGAAAATTGTAACAAATCACATTACGGCCGCTTTTATTACATCTGGAATTTGGATTGCCGTTGGTTATTTTATTACCTCTCAAATTTTTATAAGCAATTTTGATTATTTGAAATTTCTTTTTGCTTCATTGGTTTGGAGATTTTTTATAGGCATGTTTTATTATTTTATTATTGTTTCATTAAATTACATAATAATATATTACAACAATTTTCAAGAAAAAGTACTAAAAGAAGCTGAATTAAAAAGTCTTGTAAAAGAAGCTGAATTAAAAAGTCTTAAATACCAGATAAATCCGCACTTTATTTTTAATTCATTAAATTCAATAAGCGCGCTTACAATTTCGGAACCGGAACACGCGAGAGAAATGACAATTAATCTTTCGACATTTTTGCGCAAAACACTCAGCAATAATGAAAATCAAAAAAGTAAATTGTGCGATGAACTGAAAAACGCAAAACTTTATTTGGAAATTGAAAAAATAAGATTTGGCGATAAATTTAATTATACTGAAAACATATCTTCCGGATGTATGGAACTTGAAGTTCCCAATATGATACTTCAGCCGATTTTTGAAAACGCGATTAAACACGGTGTTTATGAAAGTATTGAGCCGGTAACAATTAATTTTAAGTGTGAAGAACAGCTTGAATATATGAAAATTACCATCACTAATAATTATGATGTTGAAGCCGTTTCTCGCAAAGGTGAAGGAATAGGATTGAGCAATATTCAAAGCCGTTTGCGAATGATTTATAATCAAGAAAATTTAATTAAGTTTTCTAAGAATGACGGAATTTATACTGTAACAATTTTTATCCCATTGTAA
- the rmuC gene encoding DNA recombination protein RmuC, with product MFWIEIIIGILLIIIIIMQILSYIKINKQNLTETETNIFQKLESINSELDNDIENEFKRNREENLQSSKLVREEVGNSVRHLGETLSNRIRDISERQKDQLDIVENRMQKLILTNEEKFDKLKDQVSKQLSEIQEKNEKKLEEMRNTVDEKLHSTLEKRLGESFKLVSDRLELVHKGLGEMQNLAIGVGDLKKVLSNVKDRGTWGEIQLGTLLEQILTHDQYEKNVKTKAGSNALVEFAIKLPGKNNLSSDIVWLPIDAKFPLEDYQRLILAREKADLPLIDESLKKLEKSIKDAAKDISTKYLDPPNTTDFAFMFLPMESLYAEVLSLPGLFDTVQREYKVTIAGPANFVAVLNSLQMGFRTLVIEKRSSEVWKLLSIVKTEFSKFGDLLENTQKKLDQASQSIGDASRKTRTIERKLRDVQVLPSAENQMDLLDE from the coding sequence ATGTTTTGGATAGAAATAATTATCGGGATTCTGCTAATAATTATCATTATTATGCAAATTCTAAGTTATATAAAAATTAACAAACAAAATCTTACTGAAACGGAAACTAATATATTTCAAAAACTTGAATCTATTAACTCCGAATTGGACAATGATATAGAAAATGAATTTAAGAGAAACAGAGAAGAAAATCTGCAAAGTTCCAAATTAGTAAGAGAAGAAGTAGGAAACTCAGTAAGACATTTGGGTGAAACACTTTCCAATAGAATAAGAGACATTTCCGAAAGGCAAAAAGATCAATTGGATATTGTTGAAAACAGAATGCAAAAATTAATACTGACAAATGAAGAAAAATTTGATAAGCTGAAAGATCAGGTTTCCAAACAGTTATCGGAAATACAGGAAAAAAATGAAAAGAAATTGGAAGAAATGAGAAATACGGTTGATGAAAAACTTCATTCCACTTTAGAAAAAAGGCTGGGCGAATCATTTAAGCTTGTAAGCGATAGATTGGAATTGGTTCATAAAGGTTTGGGTGAAATGCAGAATCTCGCTATTGGTGTCGGCGATCTTAAAAAAGTACTTTCAAACGTAAAAGACCGAGGAACTTGGGGAGAAATTCAGCTTGGAACTTTGCTAGAACAAATTTTAACTCACGATCAATACGAAAAAAATGTTAAAACAAAAGCAGGAAGCAACGCCTTGGTTGAATTCGCGATTAAACTTCCGGGTAAAAATAATCTTTCAAGCGATATTGTCTGGCTGCCAATAGACGCAAAATTTCCATTAGAAGATTATCAAAGATTAATTTTAGCGAGAGAAAAAGCCGATTTGCCTTTGATTGATGAAAGTCTGAAAAAATTAGAAAAAAGTATTAAAGATGCGGCAAAAGATATCTCCACCAAATATTTGGATCCGCCGAATACAACTGACTTTGCGTTTATGTTTCTGCCTATGGAAAGTCTTTACGCTGAGGTTTTAAGTTTGCCTGGCTTATTTGATACGGTTCAAAGAGAATATAAAGTTACAATTGCCGGACCCGCGAATTTTGTAGCAGTATTAAACAGTCTGCAAATGGGATTTAGAACATTGGTAATTGAAAAAAGATCGAGCGAAGTTTGGAAGTTATTGAGTATTGTAAAAACCGAATTTTCTAAGTTTGGCGATCTATTGGAAAATACACAAAAAAAATTAGATCAGGCCAGTCAATCAATTGGCGACGCGTCGCGTAAAACAAGAACAATAGAAAGGAAATTAAGAGATGTTCAAGTTTTACCCTCCGCGGAAAATCAAATGGATTTGCTGGATGAATAA